TTCCATAATATGGAAATATTCCTAATTTATTTTTGGATATATTCCAATTTGAGTATCTTTGAAGAGAACCAAGTAATTATTCAGGCTTTAAAACAATTGCAATATGGAGAATGAACTTACCATAAAGAGGTTTACCGATCTAAGACGCGAATTAGAGTACACCCAGGCAGAATTTGCTGCTTTGTTAGGCGTCTCAAATACTACAGCCGATATAGAAAGGGGGCGGACAAAACTTTCAGGAAAGGTAGTCGCCAACCTATTAAAACAGTTTAAAATAAATCCTCTTTGGCTCTACGGAGAGAGTGAGCAACAGTACATAGAAGCCTCTAACACCAGTGTCATTCCTAAAGTGGTAACCGTTGATAGCTCGGACAGGGAAAATATGGTTTTGGTTAATGCCAAGGCAGCAGCCGGTTACCCACAGAACATTCACGACACCAGCTGGTATAGACAATTGCCGGCATTTGATTTGCCGATTCCCGAGTTCCGCAATGCGACCTACAGGGGATTTCAGGTAGAAGGAGACAGCATGCTCCCTAATCTAAAGCCCGGAGAATGGGTACTTGCAAAGGCAGTAGAAGATTTAAGCGAGGTAAACACCAACAAAGTTTATGTGGTAGTACTTCAGGACTCTGTAATGGTCAAAAAGATAGAACGTCCACCCAATACTAATAAGGTGATCTTGATTTCCTTAAATGAGACCTATCCGCCATATGAAATAGAACCCTATCAGATCCAGGAGCTGTGGCAGGTGAGTAGTAAAATTACTTTTGGCGTTGATGCCACAACTGAAAATGGCCTCCTGCGTCAGTTACAGCAATCCATGGAGGAATTAAAGAGGCAATTAAAGGCTTCTTAATCTTTTCTGGCTCGAACCGTGCCTAAATCGAGTTTCAAAGGTCCTACTTTGTGATATTGAGGAAGTAGTGCACCGCTCTCTGTCAGATCCCAGCCTTCCCAGGTAGCCCCCAGCCCCTTTAAAGGCAATATTTGTACCCACATGCGAAACCTTTCCGGAAGGTATTTCTCGTTGAGCTCCCAGACATAAGTATCTCCGGGTGTATCTCCACCAAGGGTATAAGTGACTTTAAGTCCGATTTTTTCATCATCGAGATCAACGACAGCTCTTTTGGTGCCCTTATCAAAAATTTTAAATGGTGCCACAAGCCAAAATGAATCATTATTGAAATTGGAGATTGCCTCCTTCACCAGCTTCTCCTTTTCTTCTCCTAGAATTTGTTCTTCACCCTCTTTGACGGAACTGTTGGAAGGATTCACCAGATCTATCTCTCCCGTATAGTCACCCCAGCTCATTTCTACTTTTCCCATCTCCTTATCCCAGATGTAGTTATTCCTGCCTCCGCGGTAAGACCATTCCAGATAACGACTATCCTGGTATGCCTCATTATTTAAAGACTTCAGCATTTTATTAGCTATTTCATCAGCCTTCTGAGGTGAATGACCATCAGGGACGTCTTCGTTGAAAAACACAAAAAGGATTCCTGTCAACAGCGCGAAAATCAAAAGGAGAACTCCCAGAACCCGTTTAATCCAAAGTGCCATACTCAATTGCTTTTTTCTGTCCTGTTAATACCCAACTGCCGTGTCATCTCCACGAGGATCTGCTCCACCTTCCATTCTTCCGTCAGGCAATATCCTGATAGCATCTACTTTGCCTATAACAGGCGTTCTTTCTTCATTGATCAAATATCCTTTAGACCTCAGAAATTCCTTAGTTTCTTCAGGGAATCCATCAGGTTCAAAAATAATATAGTCAGGGAGCCACTGGTGGTGAAACCTGGGTGCCTCCACAGCCTCTTGCATACTTAGGTTGAACTCATAGGTATTCAAAATGGTCTGGGCTACTGCAGTGATTATCGTGGAACCTCCCGGAGTACCCACTACCAGCCAAAGCTTGCCATCTTTTTCCACAATGGTGGGAGTCATACTGCTCAACATTCTCTTCTCCGGCGCAATACTATTCGCTTCCGCTCCGATAAGGCCAAACATATTTGGCGTCCCGGGTTTAGAACTAAAATCATCCATTTCATTATTCAGGAAAAAGCCGAGCTCATCACAATAAAGTTTAGAGCCATAAGCTCCGTTGAGGGTTGTGGTCACCGATACTGCATTTCCCATTTCATCTACGATTGAATAATGTGTGGTTTCGGCGCTCTCAAGGATCTCCACGGTGCCGTGAGAGACGGATTCTGATTTAGTGGCTTTATCAAATGTGAAATCTGACATACGCTGATGCAGATAATCTTCTTTAAGCAAGAAATCGAGTGGAATCTCCACAAAGTCGGGATCCCCCAAATAAAAATTCCTATCGGCATAGGCACGCCGAAACGATTCTGTTAAGAGTTGTATCGCTTCCCCCGAATTATGCTCGTAGTCACCAATATCATAAGGTTCGATCATTTTAAAAATCTGATTGATCGTCACACCGCCACTGCTGGGCGGACTCATACTAATGATACGAAGGTCTTTGTAATTAAATATGACCGGTTGTCTCCAGACCGCCTGGTATTTTGCAAGATCTTCCTCTGTGAGATATCCTCCTCTTTCCTGGATAAATGCAGCTAGTTTTTTAGCCGTTTCCCCCTTGTAAAATTCATCCCGGCCATTGTTTTTTATTCGTCTGAGTGTATTGGCCAGACTTGGGTATTTAAGAGTATCACCAACGCGGCACTTAGTAAAAAAGAAGGTTTCTTCCCCACTTATTTCTATGATTTGATCCCGGTATCGCTCCAATCGGTTTTCCTGATTCTCAGTCACAATAACCCCTCTTTCTGCAAGGGCAATGACAGGTTCAAGTAACTTCTCCAATGGCAGGCTGCCCATTTTTTCATGAACTTCAAAGACCCCTGCAACGGTTCCTGGGACTCCAACCGCAGTTGCTCCCCTGGTACTTAGTCCCGGGATAACATTTCCCAGTGAATCGAGGTACATATCCGCAGTAGCTGAAAGAGGTGCCTTCTCTCTATAGTCAAGTGCACCCACATCACCATTTGATTTTCTGTAAACCATAAAACCTCCTCCGCCCAGGTTTCCTGCATAGGGATAGGCTACGGCCAGGGCGAGTTCTGTGGCAACCATGGCATCAAAAGCGTTACCACCTTCCCGTAAAATTTCCACGCCTATTGCTGAGGCCTCTTCCCGTGCCGAAACTACCATGGCTTTTTCGGTAACCAATCCGGTGGGTGAAGCAGGGGACTTGCGACAACTGATACCTGTTACGAGCAGCAACGACAAGGCTGCGAACAGCATCGGCCTAAAAATAATTCTACTTTTAGAATTGGATATATCGGTCATAGGGCATCAATGTTTATTGAGGGAATTCAATTTCTCCCGGGAAAAGATAATTAAATCTTCAAAAAAGTCGGTGAATTCGGATTCAAAAAGATCATAGTGCATTTCCAGGTCTTTTACTGCCTTGTTCATCCTGCTTTTCTTGCCTGTCCTTCTGAACAATCCATTGAGAACCCGATCGATTCCTTCAATTGATGCATAATTGTACAACCAATTGTCCCTGATCATGTAGGGCATTAAGTGTTTGGTGGGCTCGGGAAGAATTGGGTAGTTGTCCTTTAATAATTTGTAAAACTGCTCAGCATAAGCCCTTAAGTCTTCTTTTGAATACACTTCCCAGTTTTTAGCCAGAAAATGATCGTAAAAAACATCGACGACCACACGGCTGTAGTGTCCCTGGGTGGGATGTAGACGTTTGCTGCTGCGTCTGTGTGTGGGATGGGCATCGGTGTAGGTGTCAATTGCTCTGTGTAGAATTATTCCCTTCTGAATTCGTTCAGGAAAATGGCTAAAGCGATTGCCCCTGATGCTATCAGCGATGAAATTCCCCAGACTGATCTCTTCATCGTCGAATGACAAATATATATGAGCTAGAAAATTCATCGCTCGAATTTACAAAGAAGGGCCTAGGAAACTAACCTATACCATTATATTTGCAAAAACTTTTCAGACAATATGACACTAATCAAATCCATATCAGGCATTCGTGGCACCATAGGGGGGAAACCAGGCACTAATTTAACTCCTGTTGATGCTGTAAAATTTGCTGCAGCCTACGGAGCCTTTCTCAGGCAACAAGTGGAGAAAAAAGATCTCAAAGTAGTCATTGGCAGAGATGCCCGAATTTCAGGGGAGATGATTCAGGCCCTGGTGGTAAATACATTACTGGGGATGGGAATTGACGTGATTGATCTCGGACTTTCCACAACCCCCACGGTAGAAATTGCCGTTCCTCTTGAAAAGGCAGACGGGGGTGTTATCCTGACCGCCAGTCATAATCCCAAACAGTGGAATGCGTTAAAATTACTCAATGCCAAAGGTGAATTCCTGAATGCAGCAGAAGGCGAACTAATATTAAACCTGGCTGAGGAGGAAGATTTTAATTTTTCTGAAGTTGACCATTTAGGGGAACTTACTGCAAATGATTCCTATATGGATATTCATATTGATGAAGTGCTCAATTTATCTCTGATTGAAAAGGATACCATAGCCAAATCTGGCTTTAAGGTAGTTGTAGACGGGGTAAATTCTTCGGGAGGAATAGTGATGCCAATGCTCTTAAAGGAGCTTGGGGTAGAGGTAATAGAG
This DNA window, taken from Muriicola soli, encodes the following:
- a CDS encoding ACP phosphodiesterase, which gives rise to MNFLAHIYLSFDDEEISLGNFIADSIRGNRFSHFPERIQKGIILHRAIDTYTDAHPTHRRSSKRLHPTQGHYSRVVVDVFYDHFLAKNWEVYSKEDLRAYAEQFYKLLKDNYPILPEPTKHLMPYMIRDNWLYNYASIEGIDRVLNGLFRRTGKKSRMNKAVKDLEMHYDLFESEFTDFFEDLIIFSREKLNSLNKH
- a CDS encoding XRE family transcriptional regulator, coding for MENELTIKRFTDLRRELEYTQAEFAALLGVSNTTADIERGRTKLSGKVVANLLKQFKINPLWLYGESEQQYIEASNTSVIPKVVTVDSSDRENMVLVNAKAAAGYPQNIHDTSWYRQLPAFDLPIPEFRNATYRGFQVEGDSMLPNLKPGEWVLAKAVEDLSEVNTNKVYVVVLQDSVMVKKIERPPNTNKVILISLNETYPPYEIEPYQIQELWQVSSKITFGVDATTENGLLRQLQQSMEELKRQLKAS
- the ggt gene encoding gamma-glutamyltransferase, which gives rise to MTDISNSKSRIIFRPMLFAALSLLLVTGISCRKSPASPTGLVTEKAMVVSAREEASAIGVEILREGGNAFDAMVATELALAVAYPYAGNLGGGGFMVYRKSNGDVGALDYREKAPLSATADMYLDSLGNVIPGLSTRGATAVGVPGTVAGVFEVHEKMGSLPLEKLLEPVIALAERGVIVTENQENRLERYRDQIIEISGEETFFFTKCRVGDTLKYPSLANTLRRIKNNGRDEFYKGETAKKLAAFIQERGGYLTEEDLAKYQAVWRQPVIFNYKDLRIISMSPPSSGGVTINQIFKMIEPYDIGDYEHNSGEAIQLLTESFRRAYADRNFYLGDPDFVEIPLDFLLKEDYLHQRMSDFTFDKATKSESVSHGTVEILESAETTHYSIVDEMGNAVSVTTTLNGAYGSKLYCDELGFFLNNEMDDFSSKPGTPNMFGLIGAEANSIAPEKRMLSSMTPTIVEKDGKLWLVVGTPGGSTIITAVAQTILNTYEFNLSMQEAVEAPRFHHQWLPDYIIFEPDGFPEETKEFLRSKGYLINEERTPVIGKVDAIRILPDGRMEGGADPRGDDTAVGY